A single window of Dermacentor albipictus isolate Rhodes 1998 colony chromosome 1, USDA_Dalb.pri_finalv2, whole genome shotgun sequence DNA harbors:
- the LOC135909477 gene encoding gonadotropin-releasing hormone receptor-like isoform X3 yields the protein MLVLSLVGNSFVCYRLFTSRRQRLLKTQVLFLNLALADLLVTVVTINSQLLWEIMGRVWVAGEALCRVFKVLQTYALVSSTYMLVGIAVDRHFAICNPLKPAPKPRMVAATCWLLSLVPSVPNLFAFRLVVVRGEHYCASVFYVYRDYTAVRQVYMAFVFALVFVVPLVALVALYASVLLRLWRAAATATPESSRARSAVADSPGRDRDRSTLPKEMLLAFAPGVSLGPHAVAVFGVISASNSAVNPYIYLAFNGGAGATVCEARMRGLWRRLTRSSASKRTTLSFRTQCSTLKTPDNKRLPAAAGLPLAHDLENCEM from the exons ATGCTCGTCTTGTCACTCGTGGGCAACTCGTTTGTGTGCTACCGGCTTTTTACGTCCCGACGCCAGAGACTGCTCAAAACGCAGGTGCTGTTCCTCAACTTGGCCCTGGCCGACCTTCTGGTCACTGTGGTCACAATTAACTCGCAGCTTCTCTGGGAGATCATGGGACGCGTGTGGGTCGCTGGTGAGGCTCTTTGCCGCGTATTCAAGGTGCTGCAGACGTACGCACTGGTCTCGTCCACCTACATGCTAGTGGGCATCGCTGTGGACCGCCATTTCGCCATCTGCAATCCACTGAAACCGGCGCCCAAGCCTCGGATGGTGGCAGCGACCTGCTGGCTGTTGTCCCTCGTACCGTCCGTGCCAAACCTGTTCGCGTTCCGCCTCGTAGTGGTTCGGGGCGAACACTACTGCGCCTCGGTCTTCTACGTGTACCGAGACTACACTGCTGTGCGGCAGGTCTACATGGCATTCGTTTTCGCTCTCGTGTTTGTGGTGCCGCTCGTGGCGCTGGTCGCGCTTTACGCGAGCGTACTGCTCCGGTTGTGGAGGGCGGCTGCCACCGCCACACCAGAATCGTCGCGGGCACGAAGCGCTGTTGCTGACTCTCCGGGCCGGGACAGAGACCGCAGCACGCTGCCGAAG GAGATGCTGCTGGCCTTCGCGCCAGGCGTGTCGCTGGGGCCGCATGCCGTGGCGGTGTTCGGCGTCATCTCGGCTTCCAACAGTGCCGTCAACCCGTACATCTACCTCGCGTTCAACGGAGGTGCGGGCGCCACCGTGTGCGAAGCGCGCATGCGCGGATTGTGGCGTCGCCTGACGCGCTCCTCGGCGTCGAAGCGAACCACTCTCTCCTTCCGCACGCAGTGCTCGACGCTCAAAACGCCCGATAATAAGAGACTGCCGGCGGCAGCAGGGCTGCCTCTTGCACACGATCTTGAAAACTGTGAAATGTAG
- the LOC135909477 gene encoding oxytocin receptor-like isoform X2, translating to MLVLSLVGNSFVCYRLFTSRRQRLLKTQVLFLNLALADLLVTVVTINSQLLWEIMGRVWVAGEALCRVFKVLQTYALVSSTYMLVGIAVDRHFAICNPLKPAPKPRMVAATCWLLSLVPSVPNLFAFRLVVVRGEHYCASVFYVYRDYTAVRQVYMAFVFALVFVVPLVALVALYASVLLRLWRAAATATPESSRARSAVADSPGRDRDRSTLPKVRVRTLKMAALISLAFLVTNLPYMVQEMLLAFAPGVSLGPHAVAVFGVISASNSAVNPYIYLAFNGGAGATVCEARMRGLWRRLTRSSASKRTTLSFRTQCSTLKTPDNKRLPAAAGLPLAHDLENCEM from the coding sequence ATGCTCGTCTTGTCACTCGTGGGCAACTCGTTTGTGTGCTACCGGCTTTTTACGTCCCGACGCCAGAGACTGCTCAAAACGCAGGTGCTGTTCCTCAACTTGGCCCTGGCCGACCTTCTGGTCACTGTGGTCACAATTAACTCGCAGCTTCTCTGGGAGATCATGGGACGCGTGTGGGTCGCTGGTGAGGCTCTTTGCCGCGTATTCAAGGTGCTGCAGACGTACGCACTGGTCTCGTCCACCTACATGCTAGTGGGCATCGCTGTGGACCGCCATTTCGCCATCTGCAATCCACTGAAACCGGCGCCCAAGCCTCGGATGGTGGCAGCGACCTGCTGGCTGTTGTCCCTCGTACCGTCCGTGCCAAACCTGTTCGCGTTCCGCCTCGTAGTGGTTCGGGGCGAACACTACTGCGCCTCGGTCTTCTACGTGTACCGAGACTACACTGCTGTGCGGCAGGTCTACATGGCATTCGTTTTCGCTCTCGTGTTTGTGGTGCCGCTCGTGGCGCTGGTCGCGCTTTACGCGAGCGTACTGCTCCGGTTGTGGAGGGCGGCTGCCACCGCCACACCAGAATCGTCGCGGGCACGAAGCGCTGTTGCTGACTCTCCGGGCCGGGACAGAGACCGCAGCACGCTGCCGAAGGTGCGTGTGCGGACGCTCAAGATGGCGGCGCTTATATCCCTGGCGTTCCTGGTGACCAATCTCCCGTACATGGTGCAGGAGATGCTGCTGGCCTTCGCGCCAGGCGTGTCGCTGGGGCCGCATGCCGTGGCGGTGTTCGGCGTCATCTCGGCTTCCAACAGTGCCGTCAACCCGTACATCTACCTCGCGTTCAACGGAGGTGCGGGCGCCACCGTGTGCGAAGCGCGCATGCGCGGATTGTGGCGTCGCCTGACGCGCTCCTCGGCGTCGAAGCGAACCACTCTCTCCTTCCGCACGCAGTGCTCGACGCTCAAAACGCCCGATAATAAGAGACTGCCGGCGGCAGCAGGGCTGCCTCTTGCACACGATCTTGAAAACTGTGAAATGTAG
- the LOC139054577 gene encoding uncharacterized protein produces MCSLVGAVSAARVGRGIRCTEKPAEDYQVVLPHLPTGASVLNTVFLHADVKARPYRVEHVRDSLARLSLLPEVVALGAYQMNHLWAVTFKDEEGKRKILEAEAFNVKDHRCMVIDPRDRGVRLKLYWLLHGVPDEDVRVALAPFGKVTEISRDKWKVKGCIDKGSTTRSVTLKLNVGLTVDDLPHQLRVAEDMALVFVPGRAPLCLRCRGIGHIRRECRVPRCGVCRRFGHDDSQCVRSYASVTGPLQRDVVSEHMMDAADAEEASREDNDVAKTPAVPLEPSPGAVQEATLGGEPLAAAPETKPETATCDAGVNAASASSSLPQEVGQEATDVEMITTGSIAAKRAHEDTGNAGITTASGTGEPPTKASTTRRSMRKPQPNVPPGSRVAPKTPPP; encoded by the coding sequence TGCCCACAGGTGCTTCTGTTTTAAACACCGTTTTTTTGCATGCCGATGTGAAAGCCAGGCCATATCGAGTGGAGCATGTCCGAGATAGCCTTGCACGTCTTTCGTTGCTGCCGGAAGTGGTGGCCCTCGGGGCATACCAAATGAATCACCTGTGGGCAGTGACGTTTAAGGACGAGGAAGGCAAGAGGAAGATATTAGAAGCTGAAGCGTTCAACGTTAAAGACCACCGCTGCATGGTCATCGACCCGCGCGACCGAGGTGTCCGACTGAAGCTATACTGGCTGCTTCATGGCGTACCGGACGAAGACGTGCGAGTGGCTTTGGCGCCGTTTGGAAAAGTGACGGAAATTAGCAGAGACAAGTGGAAGGTCAAGGGCTGCATTGACAAAGGATCAACCACCCGCTCGGTGACGCTGAAATTAAATGTGGGCCTCACTGTGGACGACCTACCACACCAACTGCGTGTTGCTGAGGATATGGCGCTCGTCTTCGTTCCTGGCAGAGCGCCGCTCTGCCTCCGATGCCGTGGCATCGGACACATCCGGCGAGAGTGCCGCGTTCCACGATGTGGGGTCTGTCGTCGCTTCGGCCACGATGATTCCCAATGTGTGCGCTCTTATGCCAGCGTTACAGGCCCACTCCAAAGGGACGTGGTATCCGAACACATGATGGACGCCGCAGATGCCGAAGAAGCTAGCAGGGAGGACAACGACGTGGCGAAGACTCCTGCAGTCCCCCTTGAACCCTCCCCAGGAGCTGTCCAGGAAGCGACTCTGGGGGGTGAGCCCTTGGCTGCAGCCCCGGAAACGAAGCCAGAGACTGCGACATGCGACGCAGGCGTGAACGCAGCAAGCGCGTCATCGTCATTGCCGCAAGAAGTCGGCCAGGAAGCAACGGACGTCGAGATGATTACGACCGGAAGCATCGCTGCAAAGCGTGCTCACGAAGACACTGGCAATGCAGGAATAACTACTGCGTCGGGCACCGGCGAACCTCCAACGAAGGCATCGACTACGCGGCGGTCTATGCGCAAACCGCAGCCGAACGTGCCGCCTGGCAGTAGGGTGGCCCCTAAAACGCCTCCGCCCTAG